The DNA region ATTTTCCATCTTTGGGGGAAAAAATTTGGACCATTAATTTGGTTACCAATGCAATTCATGCTGCACCACAAACATTATGCTTTTTTGCATGAAGGAAATATCAACCACGACCACCGCCAATAGCGCATGTTTCAGCAGTTTAGTCCGAAGCAAATTGAGAAAGGCCAGAGGTACTACCAAGCAAGAGTCGCATGAAAGATTTATGCCTCTTTTTTACATGCCAGGATACAAACAAATTGCTTGCTAGGATACCTTCCAACATGACATAAATGTACACCACACAAACCTCATACCAGCTTCCAACCTCATCCATGGCAGTTCAGCTGGAAAAGTGCTCGAGTAATTGACCTTGTTAGCAACCTCATGCCTACCTCAGGTCCTCAGCCATGCGTAGCACATAAAGCTGCATCACAAGATATACAAAATCCATAGCAGAAGAAGCTGCACCATGGGAAAATTTGTTGCACATCCATCTTCCCCTGTACGTCTCTAAATTCCATTTTTCATGAAAGCACAGCACAAAAACCTCAGAGCACATTTCTAGCAATCACAACACCTCAGGTTTTTCGTAACTCAATTCAGTCAAATAGCCGTGCAGCTTGGACAGGCTGAAGAAATGTACATTTTTTTAATCAACACTTCGTGTCAGAAACAATGTAGTTTGCTCTTACAGGAATGCTTCCAGGATTTCCAGCATACCCAAATCATTGTTTGTCTTTGCTAGCCAAAAAACCAACCTttgaaaaataaaaaggaaagaaagagggTGAGAAGAATACGAGTGATTTTGAGAGGAGTATTGCAGCAAGATCTTATACCAGTATACTACTAACTAAAGAATCAATATGTATCGACGATTCAGTGAAATTATTGATCAGCAGGCTATATTTAGTTTGTCCCATAGCCGTGTGGATGCGACTTTTGCCACCTCCATGCGACTGACAGGCTCTCCTTGAGGTCCGTGTATTGAGCTGTCCAGTTGAGCTCCTTGTTGATCTTTGTCGGGTCGCTGTATACTTCTGCATAGTCTCCTGGCCTTCTGTTGAGGTACTCAACTTTGATGTCAACCCCAGTTGCCTTCTTGCAGGCATCCACAAACTCATTAACCGAGCGGCCTGAAAAGAAGACATACAATCATCAGAGCAAAGTGGTGCTGACggcacatgaaacacatcaagTGTCTTCAGGAATGATTTACTTCATTCACTCATCCAGTTTGTTGAACAAATTACAATTGATATTTTATGAGAATTTTTGTGTACATTCTACAAAGAAATATTGTCCCAGATTAACTGTTTGTAGGTCCAACTATGTCATGTTACCATGTAATTAAGCAACATATTTATTAAAATCTGTGCTGGGTGCAACTCTCCATATGAGCAAATACTGATAACattcaaataaataaagaaatCTTGTCTTGTCAAACCTCTTCCGGTTCCAACATTATAAATGCCAACTTTTCTAGGTTCTGCCTTGTTGAGTGCTTTCACATGAGCGTCAACTAGATCTGTGACATCAATGTAGTCTCTTATGCAGGTTCCATCAGCTGTAGGATAATCTGTTCCTTTAACCTACAGAAAGATCATGCATATCTCTCAGTTCCATCTTACAGTACGCTTCCGCAATGAAGTGCTAATATATTTGGCAAAGCATGCACAGCTTGGCGTGCAGTAGTAGACTGAATTATGGTTTGTTTCACAGATATTGCTACAGACATAGTACAAGAAAAAGATACCTTTAATCCTGGAATGACTCCTAATGCTGCATCAAAGCATGCCCCAGATATCCGACCATGCTCTCGTAGTTCTGGCCTGGGAGCTTCACCTAATCTTCCCTCAGGGTCAGATCCAATAACATTGAAATATCTGGTGCAGAAGCCGAAATGTCGATTCAGACCAATTTATGAACGTTCATAAAAAAGAAACAATTTCTGAGCAGAAGTGTTCAGAAATTCAAGGCCCTAAGCTATGCAGCTGGAGCAAAAAAAAATTACCTTAAAATCATGACAGCCATATCGGCTCCCTTCGACTTCGAGAAATCTAATATGATGTCCTCTGCCATTTTCTTAGCTTTTCCATATGGATTGATAGGGAACTAGGCCAAGGTAAGGATAAATCAATCAGTACTATCACAACATCATGTCTGTTTGCAAAGTTAAATACCTAAAATCAtcgaaaaaagaagaaaagaatgcAACATTTACATAGCAGCCTAAATTTGTTTGTTTCAGTAATAAGCTGACTAAATGACACCGCGACACAAAACATGGTATTATTAAAAGCCATCTCAAGTTGTCAACATAACTACCTGAGGCGTGGCTTCTGTAATAGGCATCTTCTCTGGTTCTCCGTAGGTAGCACATGTACTGGAGTAGATAAGGGTCTTGACTCCATGAGATGCCATAGCCTCCAAAATCAGTAAGGTGTTTGATGTAATATTGTGATAGTACCTGTTAAGTTGTTGAGGCTGTTAGAAACATTAGAGAAGTTAAAGATATTTAAAAATTGATCATTACATTCGTAAAAACTACCTAAAGATACATGATAGTAGGCGGATGACCATGCCAATAATATTACAGTGCCATCAATGGATGCAAAATAAATTGTTTAAAACCTTACATTATCTAGTCCACTAAAGGCAGTTTAAGAGAGAGGTCATGAGATCTAAGGAAACAAATCACCACGATGGCCAGCACAAGGTAACATTAATACCATTTTCCCTGGGAATGCATGTTTCAGGCGATTCTACACTAGAATGCTTAAAGGAGTAAAAGACTGGATGCTCTCTACATTTTATGTGGAATAAAACAAGATGATCTTCAATCCCAACATAAGTGTCAAACTGTCACCAAGGTAACGACTACAGACTTACCTAAGGGGTTCCAGTGTGCTCTCACCCACATAAGCAACAGCTGCAAAGTGCATCACAGCATCAAATGCATTTTCAGCAAATATCTTGTTGATCTGGGAGCAAGTTAAGTGAAAAAAACAAGACtttcctcgcaaaaaaaaaacaaaacaagACTTTGGATGTAACTCCATAAGCAGAAGAAGCATAAACATAAATGAGGATACAGATTTCTGGTCCCCCAGATCAGCAAAGATGAATTGTAGCCTCCCAGGCTGCGGAAATAACTCCTGCAGAACCTTTACTGCTCCCATGTTTCCTCTAGAGAGATTATCCTACAAGATGAACCAAAGTGTGCATCAGCAGAAAAGATTAAAAGAACAAACTAAT from Panicum hallii strain FIL2 chromosome 9, PHallii_v3.1, whole genome shotgun sequence includes:
- the LOC112878036 gene encoding probable UDP-arabinose 4-epimerase 3 isoform X1; this translates as MIPLNRRASLPRAGMEYFDARRKPHNVGKIIAALVLTTLCIFVLKQSPGFGGNNVFSRHQPGVTHVLVTGGAGYIGSHASLRLLKDNYRVTIVDNLSRGNMGAVKVLQELFPQPGRLQFIFADLGDQKSINKIFAENAFDAVMHFAAVAYVGESTLEPLRYYHNITSNTLLILEAMASHGVKTLIYSSTCATYGEPEKMPITEATPQFPINPYGKAKKMAEDIILDFSKSKGADMAVMILRYFNVIGSDPEGRLGEAPRPELREHGRISGACFDAALGVIPGLKVKGTDYPTADGTCIRDYIDVTDLVDAHVKALNKAEPRKVGIYNVGTGRGRSVNEFVDACKKATGVDIKVEYLNRRPGDYAEVYSDPTKINKELNWTAQYTDLKESLSVAWRWQKSHPHGYGTN
- the LOC112878036 gene encoding probable UDP-arabinose 4-epimerase 3 isoform X2, which translates into the protein MEYFDARRKPHNVGKIIAALVLTTLCIFVLKQSPGFGGNNVFSRHQPGVTHVLVTGGAGYIGSHASLRLLKDNYRVTIVDNLSRGNMGAVKVLQELFPQPGRLQFIFADLGDQKSINKIFAENAFDAVMHFAAVAYVGESTLEPLRYYHNITSNTLLILEAMASHGVKTLIYSSTCATYGEPEKMPITEATPQFPINPYGKAKKMAEDIILDFSKSKGADMAVMILRYFNVIGSDPEGRLGEAPRPELREHGRISGACFDAALGVIPGLKVKGTDYPTADGTCIRDYIDVTDLVDAHVKALNKAEPRKVGIYNVGTGRGRSVNEFVDACKKATGVDIKVEYLNRRPGDYAEVYSDPTKINKELNWTAQYTDLKESLSVAWRWQKSHPHGYGTN